One window from the genome of Actinoplanes teichomyceticus ATCC 31121 encodes:
- a CDS encoding DUF1707 SHOCT-like domain-containing protein, with translation MGLPVPAPISDGDRERVAELLQRACGEGRLTLEEFSARVGAVWAAENDVELAAATHGLAAQPIVGSATTVDKVITVFSQTRRRGRWRLRDRTVRAHTVFGSTELDLRAVLTGEHVIEISGSCWFGELTVIVPEGVEVDLTGTNAFSSHEMKLAPVPRLPGTPEVRVRINAWFSSVSVVSQPPAITR, from the coding sequence GTGGGACTTCCTGTGCCGGCGCCGATCTCCGACGGCGACCGTGAACGCGTGGCCGAGCTGCTGCAGCGAGCCTGCGGCGAGGGCCGGCTGACCCTGGAGGAGTTCAGCGCCCGGGTGGGGGCGGTGTGGGCCGCCGAGAACGACGTCGAGCTGGCCGCCGCCACCCACGGCCTGGCCGCCCAGCCGATCGTCGGCTCGGCCACCACGGTCGACAAGGTGATCACGGTGTTCAGCCAGACCCGCCGGCGCGGTCGCTGGCGCCTGCGCGACCGCACCGTCCGGGCGCACACCGTCTTCGGCTCCACCGAGCTGGACCTGCGCGCCGTGCTGACCGGCGAGCACGTCATCGAGATCAGCGGCAGCTGCTGGTTCGGCGAGCTGACCGTGATCGTCCCGGAGGGTGTCGAGGTCGATCTGACCGGGACGAACGCGTTCAGCTCGCACGAGATGAAACTCGCCCCGGTGCCACGGCTGCCCGGCACCCCGGAGGTGCGGGTGCGGATCAACGCCTGGTTCTCCTCCGTCTCGGTGGTCTCCCAGCCGCCCGCGATCACTCGCTGA
- a CDS encoding DEAD/DEAH box helicase, which translates to MTLTDRLPGTAEPDAVFDAFQTWVAEQGLTLYPHQEEALIEIATGSNVILNTPTGSGKSLVAAGAHFAALADGRTTFYTAPIKALVSEKFFALCEIFGAHHVGMLTGDASVNADAPIICCTAEVLANLALREGADADVGQVVMDEFHFYSEPDRGWAWQIPLIELPQAQFLLMSATLGDTTRFVDDLTRRTGRATSVVSNAERPVPLIFEYAMTPLHETIEELLATKQAPVYIVHFTQAAALERAQSLMSINMSTRAEKDAIAAAIGGFRFTAGFGRTLSRLVRHGIGVHHAGMLPKYRRLVETLAQAGLLKVICGTDTLGVGINVPIRTVLFTGLSKYDGVKTRLLKAREFHQIAGRAGRAGYDTIGTVIVQAPEHVIDNERALAKAGDDPKKRRKVVRKKPPEGQIGWGRPTFDRLVDAEPEPLTSSFQVSHAMLLNVIARGGDPFQAMRHLLTDNHEDPAAQRRHIRRAIAIARALIAGGVIERTEQGVYKLVDDLQLDFALNQALSPFALACLELLDSGSPEYPLDVVSVIESTLEDPRQVVSAQRQKARGEAVNAMKAEGIEYEQRMELLEEVTWPQPLRELLEAAYETYRRGHPWVGDYEIKPKSVVRDMYERAMTFTEYVSFYGLSRSEGLVLRYLADAYRALRQTVPEDARTEELGDLIEWLGELVRQVDSSLLDEWERLRNPGAVVEEVRIDDKPPAVTRNVRAFKVLVRNAMFRRVELAALGRYDELGELDGETSGWTAERWRKAIDDYFDEYDELGTGPSARGPALLQIETGPAVWTIRQVFEDPAGDHDWGIDATVDLAESDEIGGAAITILAVGPH; encoded by the coding sequence ATGACGCTGACCGATCGCCTTCCCGGCACCGCCGAACCCGACGCCGTCTTCGATGCCTTCCAGACCTGGGTGGCGGAACAGGGGCTGACCCTCTATCCGCATCAGGAGGAGGCCCTCATCGAGATCGCGACCGGCTCCAACGTCATCCTGAACACCCCGACCGGCTCGGGCAAGAGCCTGGTCGCCGCGGGCGCGCACTTCGCCGCGCTGGCCGACGGCCGCACCACCTTCTACACCGCGCCGATCAAGGCGCTGGTCAGCGAGAAGTTCTTCGCGCTCTGCGAGATCTTCGGCGCGCACCACGTCGGCATGCTGACCGGTGACGCCAGCGTCAACGCGGACGCGCCGATCATCTGCTGCACCGCCGAGGTGCTGGCCAACCTGGCGCTGCGCGAGGGCGCCGACGCGGACGTCGGCCAGGTGGTGATGGACGAGTTCCACTTCTACTCCGAGCCGGACCGCGGCTGGGCGTGGCAGATCCCGCTGATCGAGCTGCCGCAGGCGCAGTTCCTGCTGATGTCGGCCACGCTGGGCGACACCACCCGGTTCGTCGACGACCTGACCCGGCGTACCGGGCGGGCCACCTCGGTGGTCAGCAACGCCGAGCGGCCCGTCCCGCTGATCTTCGAGTACGCGATGACACCGCTGCACGAGACGATCGAGGAGCTGCTCGCCACCAAGCAGGCGCCGGTCTACATCGTGCACTTCACCCAGGCCGCCGCTCTGGAACGCGCCCAGTCGCTGATGAGCATCAACATGAGCACCCGGGCGGAGAAGGACGCCATCGCCGCGGCGATCGGCGGGTTCCGGTTCACCGCCGGTTTCGGGCGTACGCTGTCGCGCCTGGTCCGGCACGGCATCGGCGTGCACCACGCGGGGATGCTGCCGAAGTACCGCCGCCTGGTGGAGACGCTGGCCCAGGCCGGGCTGCTCAAGGTGATCTGCGGGACCGACACGCTCGGCGTGGGCATCAACGTACCGATCCGCACCGTGCTGTTCACCGGCCTGTCGAAGTACGACGGGGTGAAGACCCGGCTGCTCAAGGCCCGTGAGTTCCACCAGATCGCCGGGCGGGCCGGCCGGGCCGGGTACGACACCATCGGCACCGTGATCGTGCAGGCCCCGGAACACGTGATCGACAACGAGCGGGCCCTGGCCAAGGCCGGTGACGATCCGAAGAAGCGGCGCAAGGTCGTACGCAAGAAGCCCCCGGAGGGGCAGATCGGCTGGGGCCGGCCGACCTTCGACCGGCTCGTCGACGCCGAGCCGGAGCCGCTGACCTCGTCGTTCCAGGTCTCGCACGCCATGCTGCTGAACGTGATCGCCCGCGGCGGCGACCCGTTCCAGGCGATGCGGCACCTGCTCACCGACAACCACGAGGACCCGGCCGCGCAGCGCCGGCACATCCGCCGGGCCATCGCGATCGCCCGCGCGCTGATCGCCGGCGGCGTCATCGAGCGCACCGAGCAGGGCGTCTACAAGCTGGTCGACGACCTGCAGCTGGACTTCGCGCTGAACCAGGCGCTGTCGCCGTTCGCGCTGGCCTGCCTGGAGCTGCTGGACTCCGGGTCGCCGGAGTACCCGCTCGACGTCGTCTCGGTGATCGAGTCGACGCTGGAGGACCCGCGCCAGGTGGTCTCGGCGCAGCGGCAGAAGGCGCGCGGCGAGGCGGTCAACGCGATGAAGGCCGAGGGCATCGAGTACGAGCAGCGGATGGAGCTGCTGGAGGAGGTGACCTGGCCGCAGCCGCTGCGCGAGCTGCTGGAGGCGGCGTACGAGACGTACCGGCGCGGGCACCCGTGGGTCGGCGACTACGAGATCAAGCCGAAGTCCGTGGTCCGCGACATGTACGAGCGGGCGATGACCTTCACCGAGTACGTCTCGTTCTACGGCCTGTCCCGCTCCGAGGGCCTGGTCCTGCGCTACCTCGCCGACGCCTACCGCGCGCTGCGCCAGACGGTGCCCGAGGACGCGCGCACCGAGGAGCTGGGCGACCTGATCGAGTGGCTCGGCGAGCTGGTCCGGCAGGTGGACTCCAGCCTGCTCGACGAGTGGGAGCGGCTGCGCAACCCGGGCGCGGTGGTCGAGGAGGTCCGCATCGACGACAAGCCGCCCGCGGTCACCCGCAACGTCCGGGCGTTCAAGGTGCTGGTCCGCAACGCCATGTTCCGCCGCGTCGAGCTGGCCGCGCTGGGCCGCTACGACGAGCTCGGCGAGCTGGACGGCGAGACGTCCGGCTGGACCGCCGAGCGTTGGCGCAAGGCGATCGACGACTACTTCGACGAGTACGACGAGCTGGGCACCGGCCCGTCGGCGCGCGGTCCGGCGCTGCTGCAGATCGAGACCGGCCCGGCGGTGTGGACGATCCGGCAGGTCTTCGAGGACCCGGCCGGTGACCACGACTGGGGCATCGACGCCACCGTCGACCTGGCCGAGTCCGACGAGATCGGCGGCGCCGCCATCACCATCCTGGCGGTCGGCCCGCACTAG